The Longimicrobium sp. nucleotide sequence CACCAGTAGCCGAACGACAGCACGAAGCCGAGCCCCATCACCAGCCCGAACCACTCGACGCCCACGGGGTTCGTCGCCGCGCTGCCGAGCCCCTGCCAGGCGTGCGTGTACGCGCCCGAGGGGAGGCCGCGCTGCGTCGCCGTCTCGGCGAGGCGGGCCGTGAGCCCGCTCCAGCCGCCGACCGAGCGGAGCCCCACCCAGACGAGCGGGGCGAAGCCGAAGACGATCATGAAGAACTGCAGCACCTCGTTGTAGATCGCGCTCGTGAGGCCGCCGAGGAGCACGTAGGCGAGCACGATCACCGCCGACGCGAGCACGCTCACGTCGAAGCTCCAGCCGAGGAGCAGGTTGAGCAGCTTGCCCATCGCGTACATCGAGATGCCTGACGAGAACACCGTCATGGCGGCGAAGGTGATGGCGTTGAAGCCGCGCGTCTTCTCGTCGAACCGAAGCTTCAGGTACTCCGGCACCGAGCGGGCGCGCGAGCCGTAGTAGAACGGCATCATGAACACGCCCACGAACACCATCGCGGGAATGGCGCCGATCCAGTAGAAGTGGCTGGTG carries:
- a CDS encoding sodium:solute symporter family transporter yields the protein MAGLPRRRPPAPENAVTTSIQLATIDYVILGIYFAFVVGIGVALKRYMRSSTDFFLSGRSIPAWVAGLAFLSANLGAQEVIGMAASGAKYGIATSHFYWIGAIPAMVFVGVFMMPFYYGSRARSVPEYLKLRFDEKTRGFNAITFAAMTVFSSGISMYAMGKLLNLLLGWSFDVSVLASAVIVLAYVLLGGLTSAIYNEVLQFFMIVFGFAPLVWVGLRSVGGWSGLTARLAETATQRGLPSGAYTHAWQGLGSAATNPVGVEWFGLVMGLGFVLSFGYW